In Fusarium oxysporum f. sp. lycopersici 4287 chromosome 2, whole genome shotgun sequence, a genomic segment contains:
- a CDS encoding cytochrome c oxidase-assembly factor COX23, mitochondrial, with translation MSSSPKDTAEATEPLKSSDADNQPWNDDKRRKFETKSKSEFYDPCQEAAQRSYRCLFRNGGDKNMCGEYFQAYRDCKQAWTDKRKKEGRGWF, from the exons ATGTCCTCTTCACCAAAAGACACAGCCGAGGCCACTGAGCCTCTGAAGTCGAGCGACGCCGATAACCAACCTTGGAACGACGACAAACGCCGGAAGTTCGAAAC GAAATCGAAGAGCGAGTTCTACGATCCATGCCAAGAGGCTGCGCAACGGAGCTATAGATGCTTGTTCAGGAACGGAGGCGATAAGAATATGTGTGGAGAGTATTTCCA GGCATATCGCGATTGCAAACAAGCATGG ACCGACAAACGAAAAAAGGAAGGTCGCGGCTGGTTCTAA
- a CDS encoding protein farnesyltransferase/geranylgeranyltransferase type-1 subunit alpha, translating to MSEAGSSLLDKQQHIKYWQRCHKSYLPSPYTAYDSTRLTFACFIISALDLLSVPLTHTERGAIRRWVLSLQHPEGGFCGSSTHALPGQEAYKGTANIAATFFALVLLGLAADGEDDARSAFNGVDRVRLLKWLNRLQRKDGSFGQNLWDGEIVGGRDMRHSYLASCIRWMLRGDVKEGDEGWVEDLNVDEMIAHIKRGQTYDGGVAESSQHESHAGYAYCAIGALSLLDRPLDSTSPHPPEEALKRGVPDREGLLHFLASRSFAYLAKEEEEDEVEENFLESKAGELDLGHIGFNGRWNKKADTCYCWWVGGTLAMLGNSTIINVIPSRRYLLDITQHRIGGFSKSVGGPPDMYHSYLGLAALATMGDGDLKKFDVGLCCSQETTRKIQKARDGLIESTRGNREAWCNDGFW from the exons ATGTCGGAAGCGGGTAGTTCCTTGCTGGATAAGCAACAGCACATCAAATATTGGCAGCGCTGTCATAAATCTTATCTCCCATCCCCTTACACGGCCTACGACTCGACCCGCCTTACTTTCGCTTGCTTCATTATTTCGGCGCTTGACCTTCTGTCTGTCCCGCTCACCCATACTGAACGTGGTGCTATCCGTCGGTGGGTTCTCAGTCTGCAGCATCCAGAAGGTGGCTTTTGTGGAAGTTCAACGCACGCATtaccaggccaagaagcctACAAGGGCACAGCAAATATTGCAGCTACCTTCTTTGCGCTTGTCCTGTTGGGCCTGGCAgccgatggcgaggatgacGCGAGGTCAGCTTTCAACGGGGTGGACAGAGTACGGTTATTGAAGTGGCTGAATAGGCTTCAAAGAAAGGATGGGAGTTTCGGACAAAATTTATGGGACGGAGAGATTGTGGGTGGCAGAGATATGAGACACAGCTATCTAGCGAGCTGTATTCGGTGGATGCTAAGAGGAGATGTCAAAGAAGGCGATGAGGGCTGGGTGGAGGATTTGAACGTTGATGAAATGATTGCTCACATCAAGAGAGGCCAG ACGTATGATGGTGGAGTAGCAGAATCGTCGCAGCACGAATCCCATG CTGGATATGCATACTGCGCGATAGGTGCGCTGTCACTCTTAGACAGACCACTAGACTCGACGTCGCCGCATCCTCCTGAGGAGGCGCTGAAACGGGGCGTCCCGGATCGTGAGGGACTCCTTCACTTTCTCGCCTCTCGCTCTTTCGCCTACCTtgccaaggaagaggaagaggatgaagtgGAGGAAAACTTTCTTGAGTCAAAGGCTGGCGAACTCGATCTTGGTCATATCGGATTCAACGGTCGGTGGAACAAGAAGGCCGATACGTGCTACTGTTGGTGGGTTGGCGGTACACTTGCA ATGCTAGGGAAttcaaccatcatcaacgtcaTTCCTTCGCGACGGTatcttcttgatatcacACAACATCGCATTGGTGGGTTCTCCAAGTCCGTAGGAGGGCCACCAGATATGTACCATTCGTACCTCGGCTTAGCTGCATTGGCGACCATGGGCGACGGTGATCTGAAAAAATTCGACGTGGGTCTATGCTGCAGTCAAGAGACGACGAGAAAAATACAAAAGGCAAGGGATGGACTAATAGAGAGCACGAGAGGTAATAGGGAAGCCTGGTGTAACGATGGCTTCTGGTAG
- a CDS encoding CAMK/CAMKL protein kinase: MQALKGQAELVRKAKLARSYQELLDEFASHDLKSVGNYALGRLIGKGSFGKVYLASHKLTNGSKVVLKSANKGDSNLAREIHHHRQFIHPHIARLYEVIVTENMVWMVLEYCSGDELYNHLLEHGPLPVPKVQKIFTQLVGAVSYVHNQSCVHRDLKLENILFDKHENVKLVDFGFTREYEGRTNHLQTFCGTICYSAPEMLKGEKYAGEKVDVWSLGIILYALLCGELPFDDDDDNITRTKILSEDPKFPDNMPPEAIPLIKSLLSKRPLLRPSLPEILSNSFLAEHAPTQRAILDVQQPPPFSTPLEKDCLQRMRSSGVNIDGVIESVLAQKCDALAGWWALLLEKEQRKMQRREKKRREREIDSRSIRRLSAASSRLERMAPILHEVDEANGTGRHLRLEPSNSRNRGRSERRSAHYVDYVVTDLPQLPELGRDSGGMNEDGDRPPPPVDKDSIRSVSTSRQRRPIPPPKEGLIRSARSRGSTLHLVTTSDALASNASDEHHQQNGHERPRRRPSQPLISHWKNMTHWLVESATRRRRGHARRTSQSTPDLHKKEGSTASSKDGSSRPQTSKYPNSTSPGTQPTASLPKGVVANGQKAYQAGSSTQRTASGSLASPTIPPPRIATSYKRQSLSPSPLTPRSTVRRSSAGLRGRKSTSSSVSSVRSIHHHHHSHSKASSTSSAASFSTSMSKTPLQRGHSPHHSVKVLPATPTSVAFPSNIRLVRATPPTLNMFNEGIMFAKRKRNLFKGPTLNQFGGPSQGQRNSGSGSHSRSASASGLGRRSGEITIQEEDEGSEDDDDVEEVDVFSPVIGGPGERIEEQIFEENEPQPSLEPAPTIIQNKSEGPSTTTAGKAPAT, from the exons ATGCAGGCCTTGAAAGGACAAGCCGAGCTCGTGCGCAAGGCGAAG CTTGCTCGCTCGTATCAGGAGCTTCTCGA CGAATTCGCAAGCCATGACCTCAAATCCGTTGGCAACTACGCGCTTGGGAGACTGATCGGGAAGGGATCTTTCGGAAAAGTCTACCTGGCGTCGCATAAACTGACCAATGGCTCCAAG GTCGTTCTCAAGTCTGCCAACAAGGGCGACTCGAACCTTGCACGAGAAATTCACCATCACCGGCAGTTCATACATCCACATATAGCAAGATTATACGAAGTTATTGTCACTGAAAACATGGTCTGGATGGTTCTCGAGTACTGTTCTG GCGATGAACTCTACAACCACCTGCTCGAGCACGGTCCACTCCCCGTTCCGAAAGTACAAAAGATCTTTACACAACTCGTCGGCGCAGTTAGCTATGTTCACAATCAGTCCTGTGTCCATCGAGAcctcaagcttgagaacATCCTCTTCGACAAACACGAAAACGTCAAACTGGTCGACTTCGGTTTCACAAGAGAGTACGAGGGAAGGACGAACCACCTACAAACATTTTGCGGTACGATCTGCTATTCTGCACCCGAGATGCTCAAGGGCGAAAAGTACGCTGGTGAAAAGGTTGATGTTTGGAGTTTAGGCATCATCCTTTATGCGCTACTGTGCGGTGAACTTCCcttcgatgacgatgacgataaTATTACCCGGACCAAGATTCTGAGCGAAGATCCCAAGTTTCCTGACAATATGCCCCCCGAGGCCATTCCTTTGATCAAGTCATTATTATCGAAAAGGCCATTGTTACGTCCATCGTTGCCCGAGATTCTCTCGAATTCATTCTTGGCTGAACATGCCCCAACACAGAGAGCCATTCTGGATGTTCAGCAACCGCCACCTTTCTCGACGCCCTTGGAGAAGGATTGCTTGCAGAGAATGCGAAGTTCTGGTGTCAATATTGACGGAGTGATTGAAAGTGTCTTGGCACAGAAGTGCGATGCTTTGGCTGGCTGGTGGGCTCTGTTATTGGAAAAGGAACAACGCAAGATGCAGCgcagggagaagaagagaagagaaagagagatcGACAGCCGCAGCATTCGACGACTGTCCGCGGCATCTAGTCGGCTAGAAAGAATGGCTCCAATCCTGCACGAAGTTGACGAGGCAAACGGCACCGGGCGGCATTTGAGACTTGAACCGTCAAACTCCCGGAACAGGGGGAGGAGCGAGCGACGAAGCGCACATTACGTCGACTATGTTGTGACAGATCTTCCACAGCTTCCAGAACTTGGTAGGGACTCAGGAGGAATgaatgaagatggcgatCGTCCTCCACCGCCTGTTGACAAAGACTCGATAAGGTCTGTGTCGACATCTCGCCAGCGCAGGCCTATTCCGCCACCTAAGGAGGGTTTGATACGCAGTGCTCGGTCTCGAGGCTCTACTCTTCACCTTGTCACGACTTCGGACGCACTGGCTTCGAATGCTAGTGACgagcatcatcagcagaaCGGCCACGAAAGGCCACGAAGGAGACCTAGTCAGCCGCTGATATCCCACTGGAAGAACATGACACATTGGCTTGTTGAAAGTGCGACAAGGAGGAGACGTGGCCACGCGAGACGAACCAGCCAGAGCACCCCTGACCTACACAAGAAGGAGGGGAGCACGGCCAGCAGTAAAGACGGAAGTTCGCGACCACAAACAAGCAAATATCCTAACTCAACCTCACCAGGAACACAACCAACTGCTTCACTACCGAAGGGAGTTGTGGCTAACGGCCAGAAGGCCTATCAGGCTGGGAGCAGTACCCAACGAACGGCGTCAGGAAGTCTAGCGTCACCAACAATCCCGCCACCTCGGATCGCGACGTCGTACAAACGGCAGTCATTGTCCCCTTCTCCTCTTACGCCGAGATCGACTGTTAGGCGGTCGTCAGCTGGACTTCGGGGCCGAAAGTCGACATCATCCTCGGTATCCTCTGTTcgatccatccatcatcaccaccactcCCATTCCAAGGCGTCGTCTACGAGCTCAGCTGCTTCATTCTCTACTTCGATGTCCAAGACACCTCTTCAGCGAGGGCATTCGCCACACCACTCAGTCAAGGTGCTTCCAGCAACACCCACGTCCGTCGCCTTCCCATCCAATATTCGTCTCGTGCGAGCCACTCCGCCAACTCTGAATATGTTCAATGAAG GCATCATGTTTGCCAAGCGAAAACGGAATTTGTTCAAGGGCCCGACGCTAAACCAATTTGGTGGGCCCTCTCAAGGCCAACGCAACAGTGGCTCCGGTTCGCATTCCCGCAGTGCTAGTGCCTCTGGCCTGGGACGCCGATCTGGAGAAATCACgatacaagaagaagacgagggatcagaagacgacgacgatgttgaagaagttgatgttTTTAGCCCGGTAATAGGCGGACCGGGGGAGCGGATCGAGGAGCAGATCTTTGAAGAGAATGAGCCTCAGCCGAGCCTAGAACCAGCGCCTACCATCATTCAAAACAAGTCAGAAGGCCCGTCCACGACCACTGCGGGGAAGGCACCTGCGACTTGA
- a CDS encoding CAMK/CAMKL protein kinase has protein sequence MQALKGQAELVRKAKLARSYQELLDEFASHDLKSVGNYALGRLIGKGSFGKVYLASHKLTNGSKVVLKSANKGDSNLAREIHHHRQFIHPHIARLYEVIVTENMVWMVLEYCSGDELYNHLLEHGPLPVPKVQKIFTQLVGAVSYVHNQSCVHRDLKLENILFDKHENVKLVDFGFTREYEGRTNHLQTFCGTICYSAPEMLKGEKYAGEKVDVWSLGIILYALLCGELPFDDDDDNITRTKILSEDPKFPDNMPPEAIPLIKSLLSKRPLLRPSLPEILSNSFLAEHAPTQRAILDVQQPPPFSTPLEKDCLQRMRSSGVNIDGVIESVLAQKCDALAGWWALLLEKEQRKMQRREKKRREREIDSRSIRRLSAASSRLERMAPILHEVDEANGTGRHLRLEPSNSRNRGRSERRSAHYVDYVVTDLPQLPELGRDSGGMNEDGDRPPPPVDKDSIRSVSTSRQRRPIPPPKEGLIRSARSRGSTLHLVTTSDALASNASDEHHQQNGHERPRRRPSQPLISHWKNMTHWLVESATRRRRGHARRTSQSTPDLHKKEGSTASSKDGSSRPQTSKYPNSTSPGTQPTASLPKGVVANGQKAYQAGSSTQRTASGSLASPTIPPPRIATSYKRQSLSPSPLTPRSTVRRSSAGLRGRKSTSSSVSSVRSIHHHHHSHSKASSTSSAASFSTSMSKTPLQRGHSPHHSVKVLPATPTSVAFPSNIRLVRATPPTLNMFNEGMPSEGPPQAPGSPNPFASGIMFAKRKRNLFKGPTLNQFGGPSQGQRNSGSGSHSRSASASGLGRRSGEITIQEEDEGSEDDDDVEEVDVFSPVIGGPGERIEEQIFEENEPQPSLEPAPTIIQNKSEGPSTTTAGKAPAT, from the exons ATGCAGGCCTTGAAAGGACAAGCCGAGCTCGTGCGCAAGGCGAAG CTTGCTCGCTCGTATCAGGAGCTTCTCGA CGAATTCGCAAGCCATGACCTCAAATCCGTTGGCAACTACGCGCTTGGGAGACTGATCGGGAAGGGATCTTTCGGAAAAGTCTACCTGGCGTCGCATAAACTGACCAATGGCTCCAAG GTCGTTCTCAAGTCTGCCAACAAGGGCGACTCGAACCTTGCACGAGAAATTCACCATCACCGGCAGTTCATACATCCACATATAGCAAGATTATACGAAGTTATTGTCACTGAAAACATGGTCTGGATGGTTCTCGAGTACTGTTCTG GCGATGAACTCTACAACCACCTGCTCGAGCACGGTCCACTCCCCGTTCCGAAAGTACAAAAGATCTTTACACAACTCGTCGGCGCAGTTAGCTATGTTCACAATCAGTCCTGTGTCCATCGAGAcctcaagcttgagaacATCCTCTTCGACAAACACGAAAACGTCAAACTGGTCGACTTCGGTTTCACAAGAGAGTACGAGGGAAGGACGAACCACCTACAAACATTTTGCGGTACGATCTGCTATTCTGCACCCGAGATGCTCAAGGGCGAAAAGTACGCTGGTGAAAAGGTTGATGTTTGGAGTTTAGGCATCATCCTTTATGCGCTACTGTGCGGTGAACTTCCcttcgatgacgatgacgataaTATTACCCGGACCAAGATTCTGAGCGAAGATCCCAAGTTTCCTGACAATATGCCCCCCGAGGCCATTCCTTTGATCAAGTCATTATTATCGAAAAGGCCATTGTTACGTCCATCGTTGCCCGAGATTCTCTCGAATTCATTCTTGGCTGAACATGCCCCAACACAGAGAGCCATTCTGGATGTTCAGCAACCGCCACCTTTCTCGACGCCCTTGGAGAAGGATTGCTTGCAGAGAATGCGAAGTTCTGGTGTCAATATTGACGGAGTGATTGAAAGTGTCTTGGCACAGAAGTGCGATGCTTTGGCTGGCTGGTGGGCTCTGTTATTGGAAAAGGAACAACGCAAGATGCAGCgcagggagaagaagagaagagaaagagagatcGACAGCCGCAGCATTCGACGACTGTCCGCGGCATCTAGTCGGCTAGAAAGAATGGCTCCAATCCTGCACGAAGTTGACGAGGCAAACGGCACCGGGCGGCATTTGAGACTTGAACCGTCAAACTCCCGGAACAGGGGGAGGAGCGAGCGACGAAGCGCACATTACGTCGACTATGTTGTGACAGATCTTCCACAGCTTCCAGAACTTGGTAGGGACTCAGGAGGAATgaatgaagatggcgatCGTCCTCCACCGCCTGTTGACAAAGACTCGATAAGGTCTGTGTCGACATCTCGCCAGCGCAGGCCTATTCCGCCACCTAAGGAGGGTTTGATACGCAGTGCTCGGTCTCGAGGCTCTACTCTTCACCTTGTCACGACTTCGGACGCACTGGCTTCGAATGCTAGTGACgagcatcatcagcagaaCGGCCACGAAAGGCCACGAAGGAGACCTAGTCAGCCGCTGATATCCCACTGGAAGAACATGACACATTGGCTTGTTGAAAGTGCGACAAGGAGGAGACGTGGCCACGCGAGACGAACCAGCCAGAGCACCCCTGACCTACACAAGAAGGAGGGGAGCACGGCCAGCAGTAAAGACGGAAGTTCGCGACCACAAACAAGCAAATATCCTAACTCAACCTCACCAGGAACACAACCAACTGCTTCACTACCGAAGGGAGTTGTGGCTAACGGCCAGAAGGCCTATCAGGCTGGGAGCAGTACCCAACGAACGGCGTCAGGAAGTCTAGCGTCACCAACAATCCCGCCACCTCGGATCGCGACGTCGTACAAACGGCAGTCATTGTCCCCTTCTCCTCTTACGCCGAGATCGACTGTTAGGCGGTCGTCAGCTGGACTTCGGGGCCGAAAGTCGACATCATCCTCGGTATCCTCTGTTcgatccatccatcatcaccaccactcCCATTCCAAGGCGTCGTCTACGAGCTCAGCTGCTTCATTCTCTACTTCGATGTCCAAGACACCTCTTCAGCGAGGGCATTCGCCACACCACTCAGTCAAGGTGCTTCCAGCAACACCCACGTCCGTCGCCTTCCCATCCAATATTCGTCTCGTGCGAGCCACTCCGCCAACTCTGAATATGTTCAATGAAGGCATGCCATCTGAAGGTCCCCCACAAGCTCCAGGTTCGCCTAACCCTTTTGCATCAGGCATCATGTTTGCCAAGCGAAAACGGAATTTGTTCAAGGGCCCGACGCTAAACCAATTTGGTGGGCCCTCTCAAGGCCAACGCAACAGTGGCTCCGGTTCGCATTCCCGCAGTGCTAGTGCCTCTGGCCTGGGACGCCGATCTGGAGAAATCACgatacaagaagaagacgagggatcagaagacgacgacgatgttgaagaagttgatgttTTTAGCCCGGTAATAGGCGGACCGGGGGAGCGGATCGAGGAGCAGATCTTTGAAGAGAATGAGCCTCAGCCGAGCCTAGAACCAGCGCCTACCATCATTCAAAACAAGTCAGAAGGCCCGTCCACGACCACTGCGGGGAAGGCACCTGCGACTTGA
- a CDS encoding CAMK/CAMKL protein kinase: protein MVWMVLEYCSGDELYNHLLEHGPLPVPKVQKIFTQLVGAVSYVHNQSCVHRDLKLENILFDKHENVKLVDFGFTREYEGRTNHLQTFCGTICYSAPEMLKGEKYAGEKVDVWSLGIILYALLCGELPFDDDDDNITRTKILSEDPKFPDNMPPEAIPLIKSLLSKRPLLRPSLPEILSNSFLAEHAPTQRAILDVQQPPPFSTPLEKDCLQRMRSSGVNIDGVIESVLAQKCDALAGWWALLLEKEQRKMQRREKKRREREIDSRSIRRLSAASSRLERMAPILHEVDEANGTGRHLRLEPSNSRNRGRSERRSAHYVDYVVTDLPQLPELGRDSGGMNEDGDRPPPPVDKDSIRSVSTSRQRRPIPPPKEGLIRSARSRGSTLHLVTTSDALASNASDEHHQQNGHERPRRRPSQPLISHWKNMTHWLVESATRRRRGHARRTSQSTPDLHKKEGSTASSKDGSSRPQTSKYPNSTSPGTQPTASLPKGVVANGQKAYQAGSSTQRTASGSLASPTIPPPRIATSYKRQSLSPSPLTPRSTVRRSSAGLRGRKSTSSSVSSVRSIHHHHHSHSKASSTSSAASFSTSMSKTPLQRGHSPHHSVKVLPATPTSVAFPSNIRLVRATPPTLNMFNEGIMFAKRKRNLFKGPTLNQFGGPSQGQRNSGSGSHSRSASASGLGRRSGEITIQEEDEGSEDDDDVEEVDVFSPVIGGPGERIEEQIFEENEPQPSLEPAPTIIQNKSEGPSTTTAGKAPAT, encoded by the exons ATGGTCTGGATGGTTCTCGAGTACTGTTCTG GCGATGAACTCTACAACCACCTGCTCGAGCACGGTCCACTCCCCGTTCCGAAAGTACAAAAGATCTTTACACAACTCGTCGGCGCAGTTAGCTATGTTCACAATCAGTCCTGTGTCCATCGAGAcctcaagcttgagaacATCCTCTTCGACAAACACGAAAACGTCAAACTGGTCGACTTCGGTTTCACAAGAGAGTACGAGGGAAGGACGAACCACCTACAAACATTTTGCGGTACGATCTGCTATTCTGCACCCGAGATGCTCAAGGGCGAAAAGTACGCTGGTGAAAAGGTTGATGTTTGGAGTTTAGGCATCATCCTTTATGCGCTACTGTGCGGTGAACTTCCcttcgatgacgatgacgataaTATTACCCGGACCAAGATTCTGAGCGAAGATCCCAAGTTTCCTGACAATATGCCCCCCGAGGCCATTCCTTTGATCAAGTCATTATTATCGAAAAGGCCATTGTTACGTCCATCGTTGCCCGAGATTCTCTCGAATTCATTCTTGGCTGAACATGCCCCAACACAGAGAGCCATTCTGGATGTTCAGCAACCGCCACCTTTCTCGACGCCCTTGGAGAAGGATTGCTTGCAGAGAATGCGAAGTTCTGGTGTCAATATTGACGGAGTGATTGAAAGTGTCTTGGCACAGAAGTGCGATGCTTTGGCTGGCTGGTGGGCTCTGTTATTGGAAAAGGAACAACGCAAGATGCAGCgcagggagaagaagagaagagaaagagagatcGACAGCCGCAGCATTCGACGACTGTCCGCGGCATCTAGTCGGCTAGAAAGAATGGCTCCAATCCTGCACGAAGTTGACGAGGCAAACGGCACCGGGCGGCATTTGAGACTTGAACCGTCAAACTCCCGGAACAGGGGGAGGAGCGAGCGACGAAGCGCACATTACGTCGACTATGTTGTGACAGATCTTCCACAGCTTCCAGAACTTGGTAGGGACTCAGGAGGAATgaatgaagatggcgatCGTCCTCCACCGCCTGTTGACAAAGACTCGATAAGGTCTGTGTCGACATCTCGCCAGCGCAGGCCTATTCCGCCACCTAAGGAGGGTTTGATACGCAGTGCTCGGTCTCGAGGCTCTACTCTTCACCTTGTCACGACTTCGGACGCACTGGCTTCGAATGCTAGTGACgagcatcatcagcagaaCGGCCACGAAAGGCCACGAAGGAGACCTAGTCAGCCGCTGATATCCCACTGGAAGAACATGACACATTGGCTTGTTGAAAGTGCGACAAGGAGGAGACGTGGCCACGCGAGACGAACCAGCCAGAGCACCCCTGACCTACACAAGAAGGAGGGGAGCACGGCCAGCAGTAAAGACGGAAGTTCGCGACCACAAACAAGCAAATATCCTAACTCAACCTCACCAGGAACACAACCAACTGCTTCACTACCGAAGGGAGTTGTGGCTAACGGCCAGAAGGCCTATCAGGCTGGGAGCAGTACCCAACGAACGGCGTCAGGAAGTCTAGCGTCACCAACAATCCCGCCACCTCGGATCGCGACGTCGTACAAACGGCAGTCATTGTCCCCTTCTCCTCTTACGCCGAGATCGACTGTTAGGCGGTCGTCAGCTGGACTTCGGGGCCGAAAGTCGACATCATCCTCGGTATCCTCTGTTcgatccatccatcatcaccaccactcCCATTCCAAGGCGTCGTCTACGAGCTCAGCTGCTTCATTCTCTACTTCGATGTCCAAGACACCTCTTCAGCGAGGGCATTCGCCACACCACTCAGTCAAGGTGCTTCCAGCAACACCCACGTCCGTCGCCTTCCCATCCAATATTCGTCTCGTGCGAGCCACTCCGCCAACTCTGAATATGTTCAATGAAG GCATCATGTTTGCCAAGCGAAAACGGAATTTGTTCAAGGGCCCGACGCTAAACCAATTTGGTGGGCCCTCTCAAGGCCAACGCAACAGTGGCTCCGGTTCGCATTCCCGCAGTGCTAGTGCCTCTGGCCTGGGACGCCGATCTGGAGAAATCACgatacaagaagaagacgagggatcagaagacgacgacgatgttgaagaagttgatgttTTTAGCCCGGTAATAGGCGGACCGGGGGAGCGGATCGAGGAGCAGATCTTTGAAGAGAATGAGCCTCAGCCGAGCCTAGAACCAGCGCCTACCATCATTCAAAACAAGTCAGAAGGCCCGTCCACGACCACTGCGGGGAAGGCACCTGCGACTTGA